In the genome of Hymenobacter taeanensis, one region contains:
- a CDS encoding OmpA family protein, with product MKVLLTLALTLCWLQLHAQGLVPGRVYADSAGQYQLIYLATWQRQPRPTGEMLFTTGVAPKQAVVTLGQRPLFARPPQQSAAFAQNQQDALWQTILQLPQVRVLYVKHQYTGNHLEVRYHYTYAGETASASRIRVLGRRLWRDTTEWQLEYSAAIRQDARFRDEGEQLLESFSFKPRPAPLAPPLPAPTTFRIPQCDDKIYGIAALRVHNDLWEDDCRTIHEFTGSDFSGRPKVHQQVLPFQSYALAKGFDNCLYSVTKAPTNRPELVYRYNPKTRQGEYTTWQLPAQGPENAWISAATDEQGQLYFMTSDAAQLVKIDPASGAVTVVWTTDPQRKAPYYATIGFKGAGSHGNFCLGEAHTLYQVYSTDGSLMSINLETQQPAPALTALTGLPERGGYSDLLFHDDDDGQRRLYLAGPQSLYRVELSSGQAEVVRRGIYTDLAGCNTFRLKQAKPVFPRPQAPVVLAVPTSGTWRGRLLDAATLLPLPQASLRLGQAGAETTVPLQADGKFSVSVEPGRATAAHVQVAGYAPLDSTYTALRGPYVQDVLLRPLNVGATMPLERVRFEQGSARLLASSYPALRNLLQLLTDTPNLTIELRGHTDNVGPAEKNVALSEQRVTTVKNYLVQHGIAEGRITGLGLGGTEPRASNDQEATRQLNRRVEFRVTGR from the coding sequence ATGAAGGTGTTGCTAACGCTGGCCCTAACGCTTTGCTGGCTGCAGCTCCACGCGCAGGGGCTGGTGCCCGGACGGGTTTACGCCGACTCAGCGGGACAATACCAGCTCATTTATCTGGCTACCTGGCAGCGCCAACCCCGCCCCACTGGCGAGATGCTGTTTACTACTGGAGTGGCACCTAAGCAGGCCGTTGTAACGCTTGGGCAGCGGCCTTTGTTCGCTAGGCCACCTCAACAAAGCGCTGCGTTTGCCCAGAACCAGCAGGATGCCCTGTGGCAGACTATTCTGCAGCTACCCCAGGTGCGCGTGCTTTATGTAAAGCACCAATATACGGGCAACCACCTTGAGGTAAGATACCACTATACGTACGCTGGTGAGACAGCTTCGGCGTCTCGCATTCGGGTACTGGGCCGCCGCCTCTGGCGCGACACTACCGAATGGCAACTGGAATACAGCGCGGCTATCCGGCAGGATGCCCGGTTCCGGGATGAAGGTGAGCAGCTGCTGGAGTCGTTCAGCTTCAAGCCCCGCCCGGCTCCTTTAGCGCCGCCCCTGCCTGCCCCCACAACTTTCAGAATTCCGCAGTGCGACGATAAGATATATGGCATTGCGGCTCTGCGCGTGCACAATGATCTTTGGGAAGATGATTGCCGGACCATTCATGAGTTTACCGGCTCTGATTTTTCGGGGCGCCCAAAAGTGCACCAGCAGGTGCTGCCGTTTCAGTCATACGCCTTGGCGAAGGGCTTTGATAACTGCTTGTATTCGGTTACCAAAGCGCCCACCAACAGGCCGGAGCTGGTGTACCGTTATAACCCAAAAACGAGGCAGGGGGAGTACACCACCTGGCAGCTACCCGCTCAGGGCCCCGAAAATGCCTGGATATCGGCGGCTACGGATGAGCAGGGCCAGCTGTACTTTATGACCTCCGACGCCGCGCAGCTGGTTAAAATTGACCCCGCCAGTGGGGCCGTGACGGTGGTCTGGACCACTGACCCGCAACGGAAGGCACCGTACTACGCAACCATTGGCTTTAAGGGAGCCGGCTCGCACGGTAACTTTTGTCTGGGTGAGGCTCACACGTTGTACCAAGTGTACAGTACCGATGGCTCCCTGATGAGCATCAACCTCGAAACACAGCAGCCCGCCCCGGCCCTGACCGCTCTGACTGGCCTACCCGAGCGCGGCGGCTACAGCGACCTACTGTTTCACGATGATGACGATGGTCAGCGGCGCTTATACCTGGCGGGCCCCCAATCACTGTATCGAGTGGAGTTGAGCAGTGGCCAGGCTGAGGTGGTGCGCCGGGGTATCTACACTGATCTGGCGGGTTGCAACACCTTTCGCCTGAAACAGGCCAAACCCGTATTTCCTCGCCCGCAGGCTCCCGTGGTGCTGGCCGTTCCTACCAGTGGTACGTGGCGCGGGCGACTGCTGGATGCCGCTACGTTGCTGCCTCTGCCTCAGGCCAGCCTCCGTTTGGGGCAGGCCGGTGCCGAAACCACCGTGCCACTCCAAGCAGATGGCAAGTTTTCCGTTTCGGTAGAGCCCGGCCGCGCCACCGCTGCGCACGTGCAAGTGGCGGGCTACGCACCACTCGATAGTACGTACACGGCCTTGCGCGGCCCGTACGTGCAAGATGTGCTGCTCCGCCCGCTCAATGTGGGGGCTACTATGCCGCTAGAGCGGGTGCGCTTCGAGCAGGGGAGTGCCCGGCTGCTGGCTTCGTCGTACCCGGCCTTGCGCAACCTGCTTCAGCTACTCACCGATACCCCTAACCTGACCATTGAGCTGCGCGGCCATACTGATAACGTGGGGCCAGCGGAGAAAAACGTGGCACTCAGCGAACAGCGCGTGACCACCGTAAAAAACTACCTGGTGCAGCATGGCATTGCTGAAGGCCGCATTACTGGCCTAGGCCTGGGTGGCACCGAGCCCAGAGCCAGCAACGACCAGGAAGCTACTCGCCAGCTCAACCGCCGCGTAGAGTTTCGGGTGACGGGTCGGTAG
- a CDS encoding 3' terminal RNA ribose 2'-O-methyltransferase Hen1, whose product MLLTITTTHQPATDLGFLLHKNPARLQTLEITAGQAHIFYPEATPERCTAALLLDIDPIALVRNQRGPAGDGFALEQYVNDRPYVASSFLSSALAKAFNTAMNGTCKDRPELPEVLLPLEATVAVMPAATAEQLERLFQPLGYTVETEAHPLDPTVPEWGNSRYFTLRLRHPGIRLRDSLTHLYVLIPVLDNNKHYWINEAEVEKLLHRGGEWLPQHPEREFITRRYLRFAEYVNPTLERLLGEEEAPSDEVPGSLGLTGASSVDLFAGTEPADQPGAQPTREKQNLHDIRLDRVAEEISRLGAKRVLDLGCGEGKLVRRLLKIPQVEHILALDVSWRELERAQQRLHVAEMPPRQRERLTLTQGSLLYHDPRLAGYDAAAVVEVIEHLDEGRLTAFEQVVFARARPGAVLVTTPNADYNQRYETLSAGEFRHADHRFEWTRAQFAAWAAGVAARHGYTVRVVPLGPEAAEVGAPSQLAVFELGATAGA is encoded by the coding sequence ATGCTGCTTACCATTACCACTACCCATCAGCCCGCCACCGACTTGGGCTTTCTGCTGCATAAGAATCCTGCCCGGCTTCAAACGCTGGAAATAACTGCCGGGCAGGCCCACATTTTCTATCCTGAAGCTACCCCCGAGCGCTGCACCGCGGCGCTCCTACTCGACATAGACCCCATAGCGCTCGTACGGAACCAGCGCGGCCCTGCCGGTGATGGCTTCGCGCTGGAGCAATACGTGAACGACCGGCCCTACGTGGCTTCCTCCTTCCTGAGCTCGGCCCTAGCTAAGGCCTTTAACACAGCTATGAACGGCACCTGTAAGGACCGGCCTGAGCTGCCGGAGGTGCTGCTTCCGCTTGAAGCAACCGTGGCCGTAATGCCGGCGGCTACTGCAGAACAGCTGGAGCGCCTGTTTCAGCCGCTGGGGTACACGGTAGAAACCGAGGCCCACCCGCTGGACCCAACCGTACCGGAGTGGGGCAACAGCCGCTACTTCACGTTGCGGCTGCGCCACCCGGGTATCCGCCTGCGTGATTCGCTAACCCACCTCTACGTGCTGATTCCTGTTCTCGACAACAACAAGCATTACTGGATTAACGAGGCAGAAGTCGAAAAGCTGCTGCACAGAGGAGGCGAGTGGCTGCCCCAGCACCCAGAGCGGGAGTTTATCACGCGCCGCTACCTGCGCTTTGCCGAGTACGTGAACCCCACGCTCGAGCGCCTGCTGGGAGAAGAGGAAGCCCCTTCCGATGAAGTACCGGGCAGCCTGGGTCTGACGGGGGCAAGTTCTGTTGATCTATTCGCAGGAACAGAACCGGCAGATCAGCCAGGTGCGCAGCCAACCAGAGAAAAGCAGAACCTGCACGACATCCGCCTGGACCGCGTAGCGGAAGAAATCAGCCGGCTCGGAGCCAAGCGCGTGCTGGACTTGGGCTGCGGCGAAGGCAAGTTGGTGCGCCGCCTGCTCAAGATTCCGCAGGTTGAGCACATCCTGGCCCTGGACGTGTCGTGGCGGGAGCTGGAGCGGGCGCAGCAGCGGCTGCACGTAGCCGAGATGCCCCCGCGCCAGCGTGAGCGGCTTACGCTCACCCAAGGTTCTTTGCTGTACCACGACCCACGCCTGGCGGGTTATGATGCGGCGGCCGTAGTAGAAGTAATTGAGCACTTGGATGAAGGCCGGCTGACCGCGTTCGAGCAGGTGGTTTTTGCCCGGGCCCGCCCCGGCGCCGTGCTTGTTACTACCCCCAACGCCGACTATAATCAACGCTACGAAACCCTTTCCGCCGGTGAGTTTCGCCACGCTGACCACCGCTTTGAGTGGACGCGTGCCCAGTTTGCGGCGTGGGCTGCCGGTGTAGCTGCGCGCCACGGGTACACCGTACGCGTGGTACCCCTGGGGCCCGAAGCTGCGGAGGTGGGTGCGCCCTCTCAGCTAGCAGTGTTTGAGCTGGGGGCTACCGCCGGAGCGTAA